A single region of the Lycium barbarum isolate Lr01 chromosome 2, ASM1917538v2, whole genome shotgun sequence genome encodes:
- the LOC132626223 gene encoding uncharacterized protein LOC132626223: MEGMFRDDIHPICTFDDVVPTTAELERLNLPHVVSQAISNPTDGVEVAEGNEMVNDDYDDFSTTPPHNVRGKQQQRSAVSDSPPHKKSRQVSVTDSTVRKQPARNEPLTTSKDTSTSRHRDVQTATKTDEVKLLRQEFQAFKKDVSAQFTDLNKSMDDIRKCIDDNFKKIVEAIKGNQTSEKAVDSEAPVNQYEVGIQYSHEFNQEQHYAKETSTVKDGIDENKMKVAGTMLTGDVSGVGMCRSIQSGDTLKASTEEIQGSGETLPKPTQPQGEAIMVHTHVPVPAVQQGGLNDNAEFSASEQMVAELLIQCPLATVIPLGPPTI, from the exons ATGGAAGGCATGTTTAGAGATGACATACACCCG ATTTGTACTTTTGATGATGTTGTTCCAACCACTGCTGAGTTGGAACGACTTAATTTGCCTCATGTTGTTTCACAAGCTATCTCCAACCCAACAGACGGAGTTGAAGTTGCCGAAGGCAACGAGATGGttaatgatgactatgatgacttCAGTACCACACCACCACATAATGTAAGGGGTAAACAGCAACAGCGGTCTGCCGTATCTGATTCACCGCCTCATAAGAAAAGCAGACAGGTTTCAGTTACAGATTCTACTGTTAGGAAACAACCAGCCCGGAACGAACCACTCACAACATCGAAGGACACTTCGACATCAAGGCATCGTGATGTCCAAACAGCCACCAAAACTGATGAGGTGAAACTGCTCAGACAagagtttcaagcttttaagaaagAT GTATCTGCTCAGTTTACTGATCTTAACAAGTCCATGGATGATATTCGCAAGTGCATCGATGACAATTTCAAAAAGATTGTTGAGGCAATAAAGGGAAATCAAACCTCAGAAAAG GCTGTCGATAGTGAAGCTCCGGTAAATCAATATGAGGTTGGCATACAATACTCGCATGAATTCAATCAAGAACAACATTATGCCAAAGAGACATCAACCGTTAAAGATGGTATTGATGAAAATAAG ATGAAGGTTGCAGGCACAATGTTAACTGGCGATGTTTCTGGTGTTGGAATGTGCCGAAGTATACAAAGTGGGGATACTTTAAAGGCTTCAACTGAAGAGATTCAAGGTAGCGGTGAAACACTCCCGAAGCCAACACAACCACAG GGTGAGGCAATCATGGTGCATACACATGTGCCGGTTCCGGCTGTGCAACAAGGTGGGCTAAATGATAATGCAGAATTTAGTGCATCAGAGCAAATGGTAGCAGAGTTGCTAATACAGTGTCCTCTTGCCACTGTGATTCCACTTGGTCCCCCTACAATATAA
- the LOC132628373 gene encoding uncharacterized protein LOC132628373 → MASVTALIRHSGFWNDQNCYVNYKIDTVVFSDYCKYDELVATISTQLSLVSCRNKISIKYVVEGDTQPMEIHNDMGVRVYVELKREKSVLGMYPLCVSITDNDVEEIATGECVFRDDVLQLGYDDNLEDMDMYDSNEYLSNCGKAIVFLYKDNKLIISNAEQKEIFVDQIYKDKDTLKLVMANYAIRERFNIKTERSNAISYTVVCMSPACEWKLRASSVEKSELFRVRYFHDEHTCPLKDKVYSQRQATSWFIGESVVKPKIANHKRKVSPGDIMDDVKNEFDVDVSYMLAWRAREKAMNDLRGDPAASYNKLSAYVYILDKTYSGSHVKMHKSCENEFLYFFVALKAYIKEFECCRPIVVMDGAHLKSTYNGTFVSASTLDGAGNILPLAYGLIDSENDKSWTWFFEQFKQAYGIRDNMCVVSDRHESIIKAVYRVYPTVPHLACIWHLWKNVTKKYKSNDEVLSHVFYSLAKAYTQDEFDKLMEKIENVDIRVKEYLDDVGREKWSRLYSPVNRGWTMTSNIAECINGKLVAARELSVFDFLEEVRKMFGRWNCTNRKNGTYTFSTLSRRYQDMLSMNEYKSLRMRVEASTEYVYTVNDGPQRFIIDLKRKTCSCRMFQMDKIPCSHAWVVLKSKNLTADAYCSELFKPNTVVNTYDVPIDPLPDESEWNVPTHILEEVVLPPRYKRPPGRPKKKRDKPLMELMIGKHRNACSTCGRLGHNRRSCGNEPLKKKK, encoded by the exons ATGGCCAGCGTAACCGCTTTGATCCGACATTCTGGTTTTTGGAACGATCAAAACTGTTATGTTAACTACAAAATAGATACAGTTGTATTCAGTGATTATTGCAAATACGATGAACTGGTTGCTACGATTTCAACTCAACTTAGTCTGGttagttgcagaaacaaaatctcAATAAAATATGTTGTTGAGGGGGATACTCAACCAATGGAAATACACAACGATATGGGAGTTAGGGTGTATGTTGAGCTTAAGAGGGAAAAAAGTGTTTTGGGGATGTATCCATTGTGCGTTAGTATTACAGATAATGATGTTGAGGAGATTGCAACTGGTGAGTGTGTTTTTAGAGACGATGTGCTTCAACTTGGATACGATGATAATTTGGaggatatggatatgtatgatTCTAATGAATATCTGTCAAATTGTGGAAAGGCTATTGTATTTTTATATAAGGACAACAAATTGATTATTTCCAACGCAGAACAGAAGGAAATTTTTGTAGATCAAATTTACAAGGATAAGGATACATTGAAACTTGTAATGGCGAATTATGCTATTCGAGAACGATTCAATATCAAAACTGAGAGATCAAATGCTATAAG CTATACAGTCGTATGTATGTCGCCTGCATGTGAATGGAAATTACGAGCGTCAAGTGTCGAAAAATCTGAACTGTTCAGAGTTAGGTATTTCCATGACGAACATACATGCCCTTTGAAGGACAAGGTATATTCACAGAGGCAAGCAACAAGTTGGTTTATTGGGGAATCGGTTGTTAAGCCGAAAATAGCGAACCACAAGAGGAAAGTCAGCCCTGGGGATATAATGGACGACGTAAAAAATGAATTCGACGTAGATGTTTCTTACATGCTGGCCTGGAGAGCTAGAGAAAAAGCTATGAATGATTTGAGGGGGGATCCTGCTGCTTCATACAATAAATTGTCGGCATATGTCTATATCCTAGATAAAACATATTCTGGATCACATGTTAAAATGCATAAATCATGTGAAAATGAGTTCCTGTATTTCTTTGTTGCACTCAAAGCATACATAAAGGAAttcgagtgttgtagaccaatagtAGTAATGGATGGTGCACACCTTAAAAGCACGTATAATGGTACATTTGTATCCGCAAGTACTTTGGATGGTGCAG GTAATATTCTACCACTGGCATATGGTTTGATAGATTCGGAAAATGATAAGTCCTGGACTTGGTTCTTTGAGCAGTTcaagcaagcttatggtattagaGATAACATGTGTGTCGTATCTGACAGACACGAAAGCATAATCAAAGCGGTGTATCGGGTGTATCCTACTGTTCCTCATTTGGCCTGCATATGGCATTTGTGGAAAAATGTGACTAAGAAATACAAGTCGAATGATGAAGTATTGAGTCATGTGTTTTATTCACTTGCCAAAGCATACACGCAGGATGAGTTCGATAAACTGATGGAAAAGATCGAGAATGTTGATATACGGGTAAAGGAATATTTGGATGATGTTGGAAGGGAGAAATGGTCTCGGCTATATTCACCTGTTAACAGAGGTTGGACGATGACTTCGAATATAGCGgaatgtattaatggaaaactAGTAGCGGCAAGAGAGTTGTCTGTAtttgatttccttgaagaagtTAGGAAGATGTTTGGGAGATGGAATTGCACAAATAGGAAAAATGGTACATACACATTCTCAACACTTTCGAGACGATACCAAGATATGCTCTCAATGAACGAGTATAAATCGTTACGCATGAGG GTTGAAGCATCAACTGAATATGTTTATACGGTTAATGATGGACCGCAGCGTTTCATAATTGATTTGAAGAGGAAAACTTGCAGTTGCAGGATGTTTCAAATGGACAAAATACCATGTTCACATGCCTGGGTtgtattaaaaagtaaaaatctaACTGCTGATGCATATTGCTCAGAATTATTCAAGCCAAATACAGTGGTGAATACGTATGATGTGCCGATTGATCCACTTCCCGACGAGAGTGAGTGGAATGTTCCAACACACATATTGGAGGAGGTTGTTCTTCCACCGAGATACAAGCGACCTCCTGGTAGGCCAAAAAAGAAGAGGGATAAGCCATTAATGGAGCTGATGATTGGTAAACATAGGAATGCTTGTAGTACATGTGGACGTCTTGGTCATAACAGGCGTTCGTGTGGTAATGAGCCACTTAAGAAGAAGAAATAA